The genome window ATTCAtttctgtttctttaaaaaagtgttaaatgtttgCTTTTGGCCCTGTAGGGTGTTGCAGAATGGATGGAGTTGCAGAAATGAGGAAACTTTTAGACACTTATGCACTTGGGTTTAAACTGAACATACTGTACAGAGGTAAGTATTATTTATTCGTtatgaaatatatattaaaCTATGATAATTCATTTATAGAGATCAAACATTTACACAAAAGACATTTTATAAGTTTATGTTTGTTCATTTTAGCTGCTAACTCAGATATACAGTTTTATTCAATcaattcatatttatttgtaaagcACCTTTCACAGTTACAATGTCGCTAACAACTTTACAAGAGGacacaatgtaaaaaatgcatataaaacacaaatcagaaaattaaaaatgtacaaaattacaaaattaaaaattgtaAATAGACAATTTATAGTCAGGAGCAGGCATTATCTAAAGTCATTGTAAGGTCGGTGTCATCTTTTCACAAAAGTGGTCATCTGATGGAGGCAGGGTCCAGACTGGGACTGATGTGATTGCTAGTTACCTCAGGATGCTCATAGGAAAAGAAAAGCACATAGAAAAAATTTGCATAGCTGCTGTTCGTATTTTTTTAGGCAGAGGATAATTATTAGGTTATctataaaaataacacaaagttACAGGATGTAATTATTTGTATGCAAAGCTGCAGGGCTATTTCAATTTACAACTGGTTTGAAACTTTGCAGTctgtacatttttaaagaaaccatTTTTTCAGTAGTTgcaagaaaatatatatatataaaaaagatatgCTGTTGCTAACAACTGTCTATTTCTTTACTTTATATACATGCAAATTGTTAACATATAGTTACATAGTATTAAGTTAACGTTAGTATCATAAATATATAACTGCATATAGAAATGTAATGTTTCTGATCTAATGTATGTAATGTCTGTTAGGTTTCATGCATATGAAGTGATGTCTGGACTGCAGATCGTCTCATTCATTATCATCTTCAGCTCTGTGTTACTACAAACTCACTCAGGTCAGTCAATCTTTACATTTGGTGTGATTTTTAATAAGCAACGGGGAATGAAAAACTATACAGCTATAAATGATAATAATGTGTATTGATCTCTCTTATACAGTCAttaatgtgtgttttatgtttCAGCTGATGGTGTTGTTTACTCAGCTGTACTTCCACACACAGTAACAGCTCTAACAGACTCTTGTGTGCTGATACCCTGCACATTCATTATCAGTACATTTGAGGAAAAACTGCAGAAAACAAAACAGATTTATGGGATTTGGCTGAAAAAGACACCACTCTTTGGGAAAGACGAGAGTTCAGTAGTGTTTAACAGCAGTAAAAACATCATTCAAGGATTCAGACACATAGAGATGATTGGAAACCTCACTGAGAGAAACTGCAGCACTGTCTTCTATAACATCATGATGAATCATTCAGACCCGTATTACTTCAGAATAGAAATGGAGCCAAATGTGTTCAGAGCAACATTTAACACCAATCCACATAATGCAAGTGATTCAAGCAAGACTGTGAGGATCAATGTCACAGGTAAATGCCAACTACACTGAACAGGACATCTACTTATGTACTTTATTGTGTAGTAGTGTGTAACTCTAGCATCAATTAAGAGGAAGAAAAGAAGATGAGCTGAATGTTTCacattattatacatttattacacATAATAACAGCATCACACTTGTGCCACAGAATCAATACAGTAAATCCTGTATAATACTTAATGTGtaagatgcatacagtatgtgcAAAATCACTGTAACCTAACATATTATCAAACACGTTCACGAAAACGGATTAATGGCTGACTGTGAATAGTGCATTTTAATTATacaatggcattgataaaccttcACTTTATGTGATGCTGCATCCACACCACTAAGTGTCAGTGAAGTCATATCAGGAAGTGTAACATAAAAATGACTGAATCTATTTTTATTAAAGAGCAGTCTCATTTTCTCTGCAGATTCACCACAGCCTCCTGAGCTTATATTCAGTCCAGATGTGTCTAAATCTGTGATGGAGGGCACTGCAGTGAATCTGATCTGCTCTGCTGAAGCTCCCTGCCCCAAACAACCTCCTAGATTATCCTGGACTTACATTCCAAAATCTGCCAACATTATAACACAGTTACAGGAGAAACCTGATAAAACTCATTCAGTGTTTTCCTCAATGACCTTCAATGCTTCATACATGGATCACAAGATGAACATCTCCT of Paramisgurnus dabryanus chromosome 22, PD_genome_1.1, whole genome shotgun sequence contains these proteins:
- the LOC135785251 gene encoding myelin-associated glycoprotein-like, with the translated sequence MSGLQIVSFIIIFSSVLLQTHSADGVVYSAVLPHTVTALTDSCVLIPCTFIISTFEEKLQKTKQIYGIWLKKTPLFGKDESSVVFNSSKNIIQGFRHIEMIGNLTERNCSTVFYNIMMNHSDPYYFRIEMEPNVFRATFNTNPHNASDSSKTVRINVTDSPQPPELIFSPDVSKSVMEGTAVNLICSAEAPCPKQPPRLSWTYIPKSANIITQLQEKPDKTHSVFSSMTFNASYMDHKMNISCTATYPRNISNNTTVNSTVMLRVMFPPKETRIIIKPSASVTVGTNVTFTCQSKASPSNNMTYTCNE